The DNA window CCGTGAGGGAATGGTGAAAAGTACCCCGGGAGGGGAGTGAAAGAGTTCCTGAAACCGTGCGCTTACAATCCGTCAGAGCACCRTTGTTGTGTGTGATGGCGTGCCTTTTGAAGAATGAGCCTGCGAGTCAGCGGCATGTCGCGAGGTTAACCCGWRTGRWGGGGTAGTCGTAGCGAAAGCGAATCCTAGTTGGGTGTKTTTAGTGGCATGTCCTGGACCCGAAGCGGGGTGATCTACCCATGGCCAGTGTGAAGCAGCTGTAAGAGGTTGTGGAGGCGCGAACCCACGTAGGTTGAAAACTGCGGGGATGAGTTGTGGGTAGGGGTGAAAGGCCAATCAAACTCCGTGATAGCTGGTTCTCCCCGAAATGCATTTAGGTGCAGCGTTATATGTTTAGCTTGCCGGAGGTAGAGCKACTGGTTGGTTGAGCGGGACTATCATCTTAGCAACATCAGCCAAACTCCGAATGCCGGTGTAAGTGTGTATAGCAGTGAGACTGTGGGGGATAAGCTTCATAGTCGAGAGGGAAACAGCCCAGATCGCCGGTTAAGGCCCCTAAGGGTGTACTAAGTGGAAAAGGATGTGGGATCGCGAAGACAGCCAGGAGGTTGGCTTAGAAGCAGCCATCCTTGAAAGAGTGCGTAATAGCTCACTGGTCGAGTGGTTCTGCGCCGACAATGTAGTGGGGCTCAAGTACACCGCCGAAGCCGCGGCAATAATCCTTGTGATTGTTGGGTAGGGGAGCGTCGTGCATGGTGTGAAGCAGTACCGTGAGGAGTTGTGGACTGTGTGCGAGTGAGAATGCAGGCATGAGTAACGAGTGTAAGGTGAGAATCCTTACCGCTGGATGACTAAGGGTTCCTGGGTCAAGTTCGTCTTCCCAGGGTGAGTCGGGTCCTAAGGCGAGGCCGACAGGCGTAGTCGATGGTKAACGGGTTGATATTCCCGTACCCGTGTATGCGCGCCAAGTGATGAAGCGGTGAGACTAACCACCCTGAACACTGGCCATTGGGTGACTTTGTTGCCCTGGGTTGGTGTGATGCGTGGGGCCTGATCCGTGGTAGTCAAGTGATGGGGTGACGCAGGAAGGTAGCCAAGCCACCGGTTGGTGTGTGGTGTAAGCGTGTGGCACGACAGTGTGTGAAATGCCGCTGTCAAATGTGTGAGGCGTGATGCGTAGCCCATKKTTGGGTGATGTTGGTGATCCTATGCTGCCGAGAAAAGCCTCTAGCGATGTGTGTATACGGCCCGTACCCGAAACCGACACAGGTAGTCAGGTAGAAAATACTGAAGCGGTCGGGTGAACTGTGGTTAAGGAATTCGGCAAAATGCCCCCGTAACTTCGGGAGAAGGGGGACCCATGCTGGTTGCCATGTTTTGCGTGTGGTTGCTGGTGTGGGTCGCAGAGAAGAGAGGGGAGCGACTGTTTATCAAAAACACAGGTCCGTGCGAAGACGGTTAAGTTGATGTATACGGACTGACGCCTGCCCGGTGCTGGAAGGTTAAGAGGACCTGTTAGGCCTTTGTGGTCGAAGCGGAGAATTTAAGCCCCAGTAAACGGCGGTGGTAACTATAACCATCCTAAGGTAGCGAAATTCCTTGTCGGGTAAGTTCCGACCTGCACGAATGGCGTAACGACTCCCCTGCTGTCTCAACCACAGGCCCGGTGAAATTGCAGTACGAGTAAAGATGCTCGTTTCGCGCGGCAGGACGAAAAGACCCCGGGACCTTCACTATAGCTTGGTATTGGCATTCGGTGCGGTTTGTGTAGGATAGGTGGGAGACKWTGAWGCGGCYACGCTAGTGGTTGTGGAGTCGTTGTTGAAATACCACTCTGACCGTAGTGGATATCTAACCTTGGCCCATGATCTGGGTTGGGGACAGTGCCTGGTGGGTAGTTTAACTGGGGCGGTTGCCTCCCAAAATGTAACGGAGGCGCCCAAAGGTTCCCTCAGCCTGGTTGGCAATCAGGTGGTGAGTGTAAGTGCACAAGGGAGCTTGACTGCGAGACTTACAAGTCGAGCAGGGACGAAAGTCGGGACTAGTGATCCGGCACCTACTTGTGGATGTGGTGTCGCTCAACGGATAAAAGGTACCCCGGGGATAACAGGCTGATCTTCCCCAAGAGTCCATATCGACGGGATGGTTTGGCACCTCGATGTCGGCTCGTCGCATCCTGGGGCTGGAGTAGGTCCCAAGGGTTGGGCTGTTCGCCCATTAAAGCGGCACGCGAGCTGGGTTCAGAACGTCGTGAGACAGTTCGGTCTCTATCCGCCGCGCGCGTTGAAACTTGAAGAAGGCTGTCCCTAGTACGAGAGGACCGGGACGGACGTACCTCTGGTGTGCCAGTTGTTCCGCCAGGAGCATTGCTGGTTGGCTACGTACGGGAGGGATAACCGCTGAAAGCATCTAAGCGGGAAGCCTGTTTTAAGATGAGGTTTCATTTGAGGTGCCCAGTAGACGACTGGGTTGATAGGCCGGAACTGGAAGCACAGTAATGTGTGGAGGTGACTGGTACTAATCCACCAAATATCAAACAACAACCCCAACCACAACACACGTGGTCTTGGTAAACACATCAAACCGTGTGAAACAACAAAAGCATTCGCGTCCACTGTGCAGTCACTGACACAACACACCAACGTGTCAACAGTGATTCAAAATAAATATTGCGTCACCAACAACCAACAACACTGGTTGACTGGCATGCCCCAATAGGTGTGTCGGTGGTTGATGGCGGCGGGGAAACGCCCGGTCCCATTCCGAACCCGGAAGCTAAGCCCGCCCGCGCCGATGGTACTGCACTCGGGAGGGTGTGGGAGAGTAGGTTACCGCCGACCCAACAACTTCATTTTTCGACGCGCTTCGCGCACCAAGTAGAGGTGCCCGGAGCGCGTCGCTTTTTTGCGCCTTCGCCGCCCCGGGGGTATTCCAGACACTACCCCGCGCGCCCGAGGGCACTGGAATGATTTTGTAACAAGACAGCACTGCAACAGCGTTGTGCCTGGTCACTGGAAATCCAACGCAACATTATTCCACCCTTCCGCGGCGCGACCCCACCCAATGCACCGTGTACCGACACAATCACACGCGACCAAGCGTTTTACACGCGGGGTGGGGCCAAACGGAGCTAGCTTCAAATAGACAAACCGGCCACACGTGACCAGGGGAAATACCAGTGGCCAGCGGCCAAACGGAGCTAGCGCCATCTACGACAATCAAGCGCCGCGCGAGGAACAACGTCCAGCCCCCAGCCAGAACCCGTGCCAAACCCCGCACCACGCCCACCCCGCACCACGCCCACACCGAGCCACCGTTCCCGCAGCTCACCCCGGACACCACGACGGCGATGACATAGACGACCTCCCACATCAGGGCAACCCCAAAGGTGTGTGAGCAAACCCCCTATAATGAGTTGAACGCAAAAGAAAGGGCATTGATGTCGGAAGAGAAGCACTCGTCGCATAGGCGCGAAGGCGGATACGGCGGTGGCCGTGATCGTCGTGGAGCAAAGCCACGCGGTGGTAAGCCGGGTGGCCGCCGAGGTGGTAGGGGGCACGGTCGTGACGATCGCTTTAGCGGCAAGAAGGTTCGGCACGATCGCCCGAACCCGTCCCGCCAGGGATTCCGTGAGGATCGTATGGCAAAGAAGGCTGAGGAGCCGGATCTGCCGGACGGCATTGATATCAACGAGCTCGACCGCTCCGTGCTGCAGGATTTGCGCGTGCTGTCCAAAGACAACGCAAACCGGGTAGCACAGCACATGGTCATGGCGATCGAGGTGCTGGAGGATGATCCCCAGCTTGCGCTTCGCCACGCGCGTGCGGCGAAGAACCGCGCAGGTCGCGTGGGTGTTGTGCGTGAGACCAACGGGGTCGTCGCCTACCACGCCGGTGAGTGGAAGGAAGCGCTCTCCGAGCTGCGCGCGGCTCGTCGCATGAGCGGCGGCCCGGGTCTGCTGGCGGTGATGGCGGACGCTGAGCGCGGCCTTGGTCGGCCGGAGAAGGCGCTGGAGCTTGGCCGGACTCCGGAGGCTCGCCAGCTGAATCCGGAAGACCGGATCGAGCTTGGCATCGTGCTTGCGGGCGCTCGGCACGACCT is part of the Corynebacterium imitans genome and encodes:
- a CDS encoding tetratricopeptide repeat protein — encoded protein: MAKKAEEPDLPDGIDINELDRSVLQDLRVLSKDNANRVAQHMVMAIEVLEDDPQLALRHARAAKNRAGRVGVVRETNGVVAYHAGEWKEALSELRAARRMSGGPGLLAVMADAERGLGRPEKALELGRTPEARQLNPEDRIELGIVLAGARHDLGQHESALATLSRFEPTQTPGTVSQLRLAYANAEALLSVGRKDEAKEWFQSVAEADAEGMTDAEERVRELS